A genomic window from Acidobacteriota bacterium includes:
- a CDS encoding response regulator transcription factor: METNSAQPIRVMVVDDHQIVRKGLVALINTEPDLNVVAEAENGRQAVELFRQHSPDITLMDLRLPEMGGVEATRAIRRESPAAKIIVLTTYDGDEDIYRALQAGAQSYLLKGMSFDELLAAIRTVHAGARRIPAAVAERLAERMAGQELTGRELQVLELIVKGRSNKEISTALSISEATVKSHINSLLGKLGVTDRTQAATTALQRGIVHL; the protein is encoded by the coding sequence ATGGAAACAAATTCCGCGCAACCCATTCGCGTCATGGTTGTGGACGATCATCAAATCGTCCGCAAAGGCTTGGTCGCGCTCATCAATACCGAACCCGATCTGAATGTCGTCGCCGAGGCTGAGAATGGGCGGCAGGCCGTTGAGTTATTCCGCCAACACAGCCCGGACATCACGCTGATGGATTTGCGCTTGCCCGAAATGGGCGGCGTCGAAGCGACCCGTGCCATCCGGCGGGAATCCCCTGCGGCCAAAATCATTGTGCTGACGACCTACGACGGCGACGAAGATATTTACCGCGCGTTGCAGGCCGGCGCGCAAAGCTATTTGCTCAAGGGCATGTCCTTTGATGAATTGCTCGCCGCCATCCGCACGGTGCACGCGGGGGCACGGCGCATCCCCGCCGCCGTGGCCGAACGCTTGGCCGAACGCATGGCCGGGCAGGAATTGACGGGGCGCGAGTTGCAGGTGCTGGAACTGATCGTCAAAGGCCGCAGCAACAAAGAAATTTCCACCGCGCTTTCCATTTCCGAAGCCACTGTCAAATCGCACATCAATTCCTTGCTCGGCAAACTCGGCGTCACTGACCGCACCCAGGCTGCCACGACGGCGTTACAACGGGGAATTGTCCACCTATAG
- a CDS encoding histidine kinase: MPRLRPVMLCALTLVLAGLAQRGQIVWTPVRAQSQPQAPAQFGLASWQTEQGLPQNTVQAILQTRAGYLWLGTKEGLARFDGLRFVVFDKQNTPQLPHNQIRGLFEDRAGRLWISTPGGLVLYANGHFQPFTTRDGLSSNNIWSVYEDRAGSLWIATPNGLNRYREGQFTAFTTRDGLSHNSIETLLADRSGALWIGTLDGLNRFKDGTFTRFGTPEGLAGSTIKTLFEDQQGRLWIGTPEGLSVWSNGKFQSFTTRAGLAHNSVTVIAQDQAGRLWFGTPGGLQQWYDGKFQSFTTRQGLPDKRVEALQEDKQGGLWIGTRGGLAHWQDGVLTTFTEREGLSSNLVLALFEDREGSLWVGTEAGGLNLIKHKKFTTHTTRQGLSANLVRAVFEDRAGHLWVGTQEGLNRLKDGRWTAFTTKDGLASNDVLALCDDRAGNLWIGTPQGLQRFRQGRFTTFTVRDGLADDYIRSLYADRAGNLWIGTRRGLTRWQNGQFTAYTMLDGLANDLVGALCESRDGSLWIGTLGGLSRFKDGQFTNYTTATGLSSEVVIALYEDAPGNLWIGTHGGGLNLFKEGRFTHFTVKDGLADDVIYQILEDGQGQLWLSSNKGVMRVSRQALETRQPNETQPLPVVSYGTADGLETRECSGGGHPAGARTRDGRLWFATLKGVAAIDPAQLVINDQPPPVAIEQVSVDDAVFYPGAPLVLPPGQTRFEFYYAGLSFAAPQQVKFSYKLEGFDPAWIDAGTRRLASYTNVPAGHYRFRVLACNNDGVWNETGAAFEFYLKPHFYRTYWFYGLCLLSLVAFVFAWNRTRVRRVEREFAAVLAERTRIAREIHDTLAQSFAGLSVQLELVARLLERAPAAAKTQLDQARELARASLAEARRSVWDLRSPTLEGSDLPAALAETAKRLVAGTNVQAHVEVHGAYRPLSPAVEDQLLRIGQEAMTNALKHAGATQLNLQLEFEARRLRFSVRDNGCGFEVATKLGSPNGHFGLVGIRERVEQLGGGFELKSQPNEGTEVIVEVPLNG; this comes from the coding sequence ATGCCGCGTCTGCGTCCCGTCATGCTCTGCGCACTCACCCTGGTGCTCGCCGGTTTGGCGCAGCGCGGCCAAATTGTGTGGACGCCGGTGCGTGCGCAAAGCCAGCCGCAAGCCCCCGCACAATTCGGCCTGGCGAGTTGGCAGACCGAACAGGGCTTGCCGCAAAACACTGTGCAGGCCATCTTGCAAACACGCGCTGGTTACCTCTGGCTCGGTACCAAGGAAGGGTTGGCGCGTTTTGACGGGCTGCGCTTTGTGGTCTTCGACAAACAGAACACGCCGCAACTGCCGCATAACCAGATTCGCGGGCTGTTTGAAGACCGCGCCGGACGCCTGTGGATCAGCACGCCGGGCGGGTTGGTGTTGTATGCCAACGGCCATTTCCAACCCTTTACCACGCGGGACGGATTGTCGAGTAACAACATCTGGTCGGTGTATGAAGACCGCGCGGGCAGCCTCTGGATTGCCACGCCGAATGGGTTGAACCGTTATCGCGAGGGCCAGTTTACGGCCTTCACGACGCGCGATGGGTTGTCGCACAACAGCATCGAGACCTTGCTGGCAGACCGCAGCGGCGCGCTTTGGATCGGCACGCTGGATGGATTGAACCGCTTCAAAGACGGCACTTTCACGCGCTTTGGCACGCCGGAGGGTTTGGCCGGATCAACGATCAAGACGCTCTTTGAAGATCAACAGGGCCGCCTGTGGATCGGCACGCCGGAGGGTTTGTCGGTCTGGAGCAACGGCAAATTTCAGAGCTTCACCACGCGCGCGGGGTTGGCGCACAACAGCGTCACGGTCATCGCGCAAGACCAGGCGGGGCGGCTGTGGTTCGGCACGCCCGGCGGATTGCAACAATGGTATGACGGCAAGTTTCAGAGCTTCACCACGCGCCAGGGCTTGCCCGACAAGCGTGTCGAAGCGTTGCAGGAAGATAAACAGGGCGGACTTTGGATTGGCACACGCGGCGGCTTGGCGCACTGGCAAGACGGCGTCTTGACCACCTTCACCGAACGCGAGGGGCTTTCGAGCAATCTGGTGCTGGCGCTTTTTGAAGACCGCGAGGGCAGTTTGTGGGTGGGCACCGAAGCGGGCGGTCTGAATCTGATCAAGCACAAAAAGTTCACTACCCACACCACACGCCAGGGCCTGTCGGCCAATTTGGTCAGGGCCGTTTTCGAAGACCGCGCGGGCCATCTCTGGGTCGGCACGCAGGAAGGTTTGAACCGGTTGAAAGATGGACGCTGGACGGCGTTCACGACCAAAGACGGCTTGGCCAGCAATGACGTGTTGGCGCTTTGCGATGATCGCGCGGGCAATCTCTGGATCGGCACACCGCAGGGCTTGCAGCGGTTTCGCCAAGGCCGCTTTACCACATTCACTGTGCGCGATGGCTTGGCGGACGATTACATCCGTTCGCTGTACGCAGACCGCGCGGGCAATTTGTGGATCGGCACGCGGCGCGGCCTGACGCGCTGGCAGAACGGCCAATTCACGGCGTATACGATGCTCGACGGCCTGGCGAATGATCTGGTCGGCGCGCTCTGCGAAAGCCGCGATGGCAGCTTGTGGATCGGCACCTTGGGCGGCTTGAGCCGTTTCAAAGACGGCCAGTTCACCAACTATACGACTGCTACAGGGCTGTCGAGCGAGGTCGTGATCGCGCTTTACGAAGACGCGCCGGGCAATCTGTGGATCGGGACGCACGGCGGCGGTTTGAACCTGTTCAAAGAGGGCCGGTTCACGCACTTCACCGTCAAAGACGGCTTGGCCGATGACGTGATCTATCAGATTCTGGAAGATGGCCAGGGCCAGCTCTGGCTGAGTTCCAACAAAGGCGTCATGCGCGTCAGCCGCCAGGCGTTGGAAACGCGCCAACCAAACGAAACGCAGCCGTTGCCTGTAGTGAGTTACGGCACCGCCGACGGCCTGGAAACGCGCGAATGCAGCGGCGGTGGGCATCCGGCAGGGGCCAGGACGCGCGACGGACGGCTCTGGTTTGCCACGCTCAAAGGCGTCGCGGCAATTGATCCCGCCCAGCTAGTGATCAACGATCAACCGCCGCCGGTCGCCATCGAACAGGTCAGCGTGGATGACGCCGTGTTTTATCCTGGCGCGCCGCTGGTCTTGCCGCCGGGACAAACGCGCTTTGAGTTTTACTACGCTGGGTTGAGTTTCGCCGCGCCGCAGCAGGTCAAGTTCAGCTACAAGCTGGAAGGCTTCGATCCCGCTTGGATTGACGCCGGGACGCGGCGGCTGGCGTCGTATACCAACGTGCCCGCCGGGCATTACCGCTTCCGCGTGCTGGCTTGCAACAATGACGGTGTCTGGAACGAAACGGGCGCGGCGTTCGAGTTTTACCTGAAGCCGCATTTCTATCGCACCTATTGGTTTTATGGCCTGTGTTTGCTGAGCCTCGTCGCCTTTGTCTTCGCTTGGAACCGCACGCGCGTCCGCCGTGTTGAACGCGAATTCGCCGCCGTACTGGCCGAGCGCACACGCATCGCCCGCGAGATTCACGACACGTTGGCGCAGAGTTTCGCGGGGCTTTCGGTGCAACTCGAATTGGTGGCGCGCTTGCTGGAACGCGCCCCGGCGGCGGCCAAAACACAGCTTGATCAGGCCCGCGAACTGGCGCGCGCGAGTCTGGCCGAAGCGCGCCGCTCTGTCTGGGATTTGCGTTCGCCGACACTTGAGGGCAGCGACTTGCCCGCCGCGCTGGCTGAAACCGCCAAACGCCTGGTCGCGGGCACCAACGTACAAGCGCATGTCGAAGTGCACGGTGCCTATCGCCCGCTGAGTCCTGCCGTCGAAGACCAACTGTTGCGTATCGGACAGGAAGCAATGACCAATGCGCTCAAACACGCGGGCGCCACGCAATTGAATTTGCAACTCGAGTTTGAAGCGCGCCGGTTGCGCTTCAGCGTGCGCGATAACGGCTGTGGCTTCGAGGTCGCCACGAAATTGGGCAGCCCCAACGGCCATTTCGGCTTGGTCGGCATCCGCGAACGTGTCGAACAATTGGGAGGGGGATTTGAGTTGAAGAGCCAGCCGAATGAAGGCACAGAGGTGATTGTCGAAGTGCCGCTTAACGGATAA
- the rfbA gene encoding glucose-1-phosphate thymidylyltransferase RfbA has protein sequence MKGIILAGGSGTRLYPITLAVSKQLLPIYDKPMIYYPLSTLLLAGIRDILVITTPQDQAQFTRLLGDGSQYGFNLNYAVQPSPDGLAQAFIIGREFVGNDNVALVLGDNIFYGHGLPDDLRRAAQRQDGATVFAYQVRDPERYGVVEFAADGRAVSLEEKPKAPRSHWAVTGLYFYDNRVLDVARDLKPSPRGELEITDVNKQYLEWSALHVEKLGRGIAWLDTGTHESLQQASSFIQTLQERQGLMAACLEEIAFHNGWMTAADVARIAEPMRKNEYGQYLLRMLQQAEQEAHLQ, from the coding sequence ATGAAAGGCATTATCCTCGCCGGCGGCTCCGGCACACGGCTCTATCCAATTACGCTCGCGGTCAGCAAACAACTGCTGCCGATTTACGATAAGCCGATGATCTATTACCCGCTCTCGACGCTGCTGCTGGCGGGCATCCGCGACATTCTGGTCATCACGACGCCGCAAGATCAGGCGCAATTCACGCGCTTGTTGGGCGACGGCTCGCAATACGGCTTCAATCTGAACTACGCCGTGCAACCCAGCCCCGATGGTTTGGCGCAAGCCTTCATCATCGGGCGCGAGTTCGTCGGCAATGACAACGTAGCCCTCGTGCTCGGCGACAACATTTTTTACGGCCACGGGCTGCCGGATGATTTGCGGCGCGCGGCGCAACGCCAGGACGGCGCGACTGTCTTCGCCTATCAAGTCCGCGATCCCGAACGTTACGGCGTGGTCGAATTCGCCGCCGACGGGCGCGCTGTCAGTCTGGAAGAAAAACCCAAGGCTCCGCGTTCGCACTGGGCGGTGACGGGCTTGTACTTTTACGACAATCGCGTGCTCGACGTGGCGCGCGATCTGAAGCCATCGCCACGCGGCGAACTGGAAATCACCGACGTGAACAAGCAATACCTGGAATGGAGCGCGTTGCACGTCGAGAAGCTCGGACGCGGCATCGCCTGGCTCGACACCGGGACGCACGAATCGTTGCAACAGGCGTCCAGCTTCATTCAAACCTTGCAGGAACGGCAGGGCTTGATGGCCGCGTGTCTGGAAGAGATCGCCTTTCACAATGGCTGGATGACGGCGGCGGATGTGGCGCGTATCGCCGAGCCGATGCGCAAAAACGAATACGGGCAATACCTGTTGCGCATGCTGCAACAAGCTGAACAGGAGGCGCACCTGCAATGA
- a CDS encoding DUF3179 domain-containing protein, whose protein sequence is MQNAPSAYQIVAPRTFVKWLLLLAVVAVAVLLVFVPAWYIQPFRPQTARNVAVSYALKSWAPWVTTLATALALWVSIALWRARTGVVRRLALLVILLPALVATWFARQNHFEWMFAPLSTVAYARADEANFVADKDMVMAIAVNGEAVAYPVRQMAYHHVVNDVVGGRPITATY, encoded by the coding sequence ATGCAAAACGCCCCAAGCGCCTATCAAATCGTTGCCCCGCGCACCTTCGTCAAATGGCTGCTCTTGCTCGCCGTGGTGGCCGTCGCCGTACTGCTCGTCTTCGTGCCCGCTTGGTACATCCAACCGTTTCGCCCGCAAACGGCCCGCAACGTGGCTGTCTCTTATGCCTTGAAAAGCTGGGCGCCGTGGGTGACGACGCTGGCAACCGCACTGGCGTTGTGGGTGAGCATTGCACTCTGGCGGGCGCGCACGGGCGTGGTTCGCAGGCTAGCTTTGCTGGTGATTTTACTGCCTGCGCTGGTCGCCACCTGGTTTGCCCGGCAAAACCATTTTGAATGGATGTTCGCGCCCCTCTCGACAGTCGCTTATGCCCGCGCCGACGAAGCCAACTTTGTGGCTGACAAAGACATGGTGATGGCGATTGCGGTCAACGGGGAAGCCGTGGCTTATCCGGTGCGGCAGATGGCCTATCACCACGTCGTCAACGATGTCGTCGGTGGCAGGCCGATCACCGCGACGTACTGA
- the rfbB gene encoding dTDP-glucose 4,6-dehydratase, which yields MVTGGAGFIGTNFVHYVLAQTNAQLVIVDKLTYAGNKANLGAVLDDPRVTFIEADIADRAAMSQVFAEHQPTAVINFAAESHVDRSIDDPSPFIETNITGTFVLLETARKYVRGLDTAQQAAFRFLHVSTDEVYGTLGDTGLFAETTPYAPNSPYAASKACADHLVRAWHETFGLPTIITNCSNNYGPYQFPEKLIPLMLTNALEGKPLPIYGDGGNIRDWLYVEDHCSGILLALQRGVSGEKYNIGGGNERTNLQIVERLCAEVEKVLPAAENAALQAQGKTSYLELKTFVADRPGHDKRYAIDAGKIRAELGWQPKYDFESGLAKTVRWYFDNRDWCETVLAGKYERQRLGAA from the coding sequence ATCGTCACAGGTGGCGCAGGCTTTATCGGCACGAACTTTGTGCATTACGTGCTGGCGCAAACCAACGCGCAGTTGGTCATCGTGGACAAGCTGACTTACGCCGGGAACAAAGCCAATCTAGGTGCCGTGCTCGACGATCCGCGCGTAACGTTCATCGAAGCCGACATCGCCGACCGCGCGGCAATGTCGCAGGTGTTTGCCGAGCACCAACCCACCGCCGTCATCAATTTCGCCGCCGAATCGCACGTGGATCGTTCGATTGACGATCCGTCGCCCTTCATCGAAACCAACATCACCGGCACGTTCGTGTTACTTGAAACCGCCCGCAAATACGTGCGCGGGTTGGACACGGCGCAACAGGCGGCTTTCCGCTTCCTGCACGTTTCGACGGATGAGGTTTATGGCACGTTGGGCGACACGGGGCTATTTGCCGAGACAACGCCTTATGCACCCAATTCGCCGTATGCCGCGTCGAAGGCCTGCGCCGATCATCTGGTGCGCGCCTGGCACGAGACCTTTGGCCTGCCGACGATCATCACGAATTGCTCAAACAACTACGGCCCGTATCAATTCCCCGAAAAGCTGATCCCGTTGATGCTGACCAACGCCCTCGAAGGCAAGCCGCTGCCGATTTACGGCGACGGCGGCAACATCCGCGACTGGCTCTATGTCGAAGACCATTGCAGCGGCATCCTGCTGGCCTTGCAACGCGGCGTGTCGGGCGAGAAATACAACATCGGCGGCGGCAACGAACGCACCAACCTGCAAATCGTGGAGCGCCTCTGCGCCGAGGTTGAAAAGGTTTTGCCCGCTGCTGAGAACGCCGCGTTGCAAGCGCAAGGCAAGACCAGCTATCTCGAACTCAAAACCTTCGTCGCCGACCGGCCCGGACACGATAAACGATATGCAATTGACGCCGGCAAGATTCGCGCGGAGTTGGGCTGGCAGCCGAAATACGATTTTGAAAGCGGGTTGGCGAAGACGGTGCGGTGGTATTTCGACAATCGCGACTGGTGCGAGACCGTCTTGGCGGGCAAGTATGAACGCCAACGTTTAGGCGCAGCTTAA
- a CDS encoding vanadium-dependent haloperoxidase encodes MKAYKCRTAAAKLARERSIVSHISNGDDTLYANKIGSYTKGLPHNQLGEVDPAAYATLARARETENPALFEQITLGLGRKLTSPQAGLAMDLEGADSHHVTLPPPPTLASAEEAGEMVELYWMALTRDVNFNDYGNDPLIARAVAELSTMSDFRGPKVSGKVTPGTIFRNSTPGDLTGPWLSQFLTLDFNFGANFVSQKMKTVVAGVDYQTKYQDWLDVQNGADPSATIQYDPTPRYIRNLRDMAQWVHVDALYQAYLHACLIMMGQGARLDPGLPLYDSKTQAPFAQCGGPHILSLVCEVATRALKAVWYQKWFVHHRLRPEEFGGRVHNHLTGAARYPLHPDVLASRAVADTFSKYGTYLFPTAFAEGSPTHSSYGSGHATVAGACVTALKAFFDETDVVKNPMMVNADGTGLIPYEGPPLTIGGELNKVASNVANGRNGAGVHWRTDAVNSLRLGEAVTIAILEEQKLTYNDNVEMTLTKFDGTKITI; translated from the coding sequence ATGAAAGCGTACAAGTGCCGCACGGCGGCGGCGAAGTTGGCGCGCGAACGTTCAATTGTTTCGCATATCAGCAATGGCGACGACACGCTGTATGCCAATAAGATTGGTAGTTACACCAAGGGCTTGCCGCACAACCAACTGGGCGAAGTAGACCCGGCCGCTTATGCCACCCTCGCGCGCGCGCGGGAAACCGAGAACCCGGCGCTTTTTGAACAAATCACTCTCGGCCTCGGTCGCAAGCTAACTAGCCCGCAAGCCGGTTTGGCGATGGATTTGGAAGGGGCCGATTCGCATCACGTCACATTGCCGCCACCGCCAACCCTGGCGAGTGCCGAAGAGGCAGGTGAAATGGTCGAGTTGTATTGGATGGCCCTCACGCGCGACGTCAACTTCAACGACTATGGCAATGATCCGCTCATCGCACGCGCGGTAGCAGAGCTTTCTACCATGTCCGATTTTCGCGGGCCGAAAGTGAGCGGGAAAGTCACGCCCGGCACAATCTTCCGCAACAGCACGCCGGGCGATCTGACAGGCCCCTGGCTCTCGCAATTTCTGACGCTGGACTTCAACTTCGGCGCCAACTTTGTTTCGCAGAAAATGAAGACCGTAGTCGCCGGCGTGGATTACCAAACAAAGTATCAAGACTGGCTGGACGTGCAGAACGGGGCCGATCCGAGCGCCACTATCCAATACGATCCGACGCCCCGGTATATCCGCAATCTGCGCGACATGGCGCAGTGGGTGCACGTGGATGCGCTTTACCAAGCCTATCTGCATGCCTGTCTGATCATGATGGGACAGGGCGCGCGCCTCGATCCGGGCTTGCCGCTGTACGACTCCAAAACCCAGGCGCCATTCGCGCAATGTGGCGGGCCGCACATTCTCAGTTTGGTGTGCGAAGTGGCGACACGCGCGCTCAAGGCCGTCTGGTATCAGAAATGGTTCGTCCATCATCGTCTCCGTCCGGAGGAATTTGGCGGGCGCGTGCATAACCACCTGACTGGCGCGGCGCGTTACCCGCTGCATCCGGACGTACTGGCTTCGCGTGCAGTGGCTGACACCTTCAGCAAGTACGGCACCTATCTGTTCCCCACGGCGTTTGCCGAAGGCAGCCCGACCCATTCGTCGTATGGTTCCGGCCACGCGACAGTCGCCGGGGCCTGTGTGACGGCGCTGAAAGCGTTCTTCGACGAGACGGACGTCGTCAAGAATCCAATGATGGTGAATGCCGACGGGACTGGCCTCATCCCCTACGAAGGCCCACCGTTGACCATTGGCGGCGAACTCAACAAGGTCGCTTCCAACGTCGCCAATGGCCGCAATGGCGCAGGCGTGCATTGGCGCACCGATGCCGTCAATTCGCTCAGACTCGGCGAAGCGGTCACCATCGCCATCCTGGAAGAGCAGAAGCTCACTTACAACGACAACGTTGAGATGACGCTGACCAAGTTCGATGGCACCAAGATCACGATCTAG
- a CDS encoding tetratricopeptide repeat protein, with translation MQSGLLSTENARLTKLLAIGFLVLLLNSSYLAAFGFPTLFYIANIGLHFIGGWVLLMLFLRLLTRTWSELGAPFRLSALILLLSGGLGLAILAFGAVMPFLVARKPLHWVATAHVITGVVGVLALAFALLRQHASSPKFARAFGGVLAVALLFPVVAGYYQKYTRASRDYIVNPTNAPLAMEGEGAGPQSPFWPSSANTNVNGIIPANFFMTSQSCARCHKEIYDQWNSSAHHMSSFNNQWYRKSIEYMQDVVGTQPSKWCAGCHDHAVFFNGRFDNPIKNQINTPEAQNGLGCLSCHSIVHVNSSMGNGGFEIEYPTLHDMATSENKVLQWGHDFLTYANPEMHTKTFIKPFMRENTPEYCASCHKVHLDKPVNGYRWFRGFNDYDNWQASGVSGQGARAFYYPDKPKKCAECHMPLIDSKDPAAKNGKIKSHRFPAANTALPFVNGDQAQLKATQDFLKDKQVTVDIFAMTPGAPVSEKAEVKELKRATGEDQQLASMFAVGEESASFGAAQAFITKPVEVIAPLNKVANATVRRGDSMRVEVVVRTRKVGHFFPGGTVDGFDVWVELEAFDNTGKKIFWSGEVTDGGKGPVEPGAHFYRSLMLDEQGNPINKRNAWAARTVAYVRLVPPGAADTIHYRLNIPADCGDQITLKAKVNYRKFNWWNTNWSYAGVRDPQQTDLQVGPGFDNGRWLFTGDTSGVSGGLKAIPNLPITVMAEDTVALRVINSGKGAKDKLPEMKSVLSPDVRERWNDYGIGLLLQGDLKGAENVFLKVTQMEPGYADGWVNVARARIQEGEMEAAAEVLQKALALNPRLAKTNFFYALTLKAAGKYDEALKYLNVALEQYPRDRVVQNTLGRVLFLQRRYPEAVNALHKVLGIDPEDLQAHYNLMLCYQGLGKADEAKREETLYRRFKADESAQAITGPYRKLHPEDNNERQQIHEHLTVALGPPAKPALSNKSAAALSRNDRTAAVRPRKLAAALR, from the coding sequence ATGCAAAGTGGTCTTCTATCTACTGAGAACGCACGTTTAACCAAATTGCTCGCCATCGGCTTCTTAGTGCTATTGCTCAATAGCTCCTATCTGGCGGCCTTTGGGTTTCCGACCCTCTTTTACATCGCCAACATCGGGCTACACTTCATCGGCGGCTGGGTGCTGTTGATGCTGTTCCTACGCCTCTTGACGCGCACTTGGTCGGAGTTGGGTGCGCCCTTTCGGTTGAGCGCGTTGATCCTGCTGTTAAGCGGCGGTTTGGGCTTAGCCATTCTCGCCTTTGGCGCAGTGATGCCGTTTTTGGTCGCGCGCAAGCCGTTGCATTGGGTGGCAACAGCGCACGTGATCACGGGCGTCGTGGGTGTGTTGGCGCTGGCCTTTGCGTTGTTGCGGCAACACGCGAGCAGTCCGAAATTTGCGCGGGCATTTGGCGGTGTATTAGCCGTGGCGTTGCTGTTCCCGGTCGTGGCGGGCTATTACCAAAAATACACGCGCGCCAGCCGTGATTACATCGTGAATCCGACCAATGCACCGCTGGCAATGGAAGGCGAAGGCGCGGGGCCGCAGAGTCCGTTCTGGCCATCGTCGGCGAATACCAACGTCAACGGCATCATCCCGGCGAACTTTTTCATGACTTCGCAATCGTGCGCGCGTTGCCACAAAGAAATTTACGATCAATGGAATTCGTCGGCGCACCACATGTCTTCGTTCAACAATCAGTGGTACCGCAAATCCATTGAATACATGCAGGATGTCGTCGGCACCCAGCCGTCGAAATGGTGCGCGGGTTGCCACGATCACGCGGTCTTTTTCAACGGGCGCTTTGATAATCCGATCAAGAACCAGATCAACACTCCCGAAGCGCAGAACGGCTTGGGCTGTCTGTCGTGCCATTCCATTGTGCACGTCAACAGTTCGATGGGGAATGGCGGTTTCGAGATCGAATACCCCACGCTGCACGATATGGCGACCAGCGAAAACAAGGTGCTGCAATGGGGCCACGACTTTCTGACTTACGCCAACCCGGAGATGCACACCAAGACCTTCATCAAGCCGTTTATGCGCGAGAACACGCCGGAATACTGCGCGTCGTGCCACAAGGTGCATCTCGACAAACCGGTGAATGGGTATCGCTGGTTCCGTGGCTTCAATGATTACGACAACTGGCAGGCGTCGGGCGTGTCGGGGCAGGGCGCGCGGGCGTTTTACTATCCCGACAAACCGAAGAAGTGCGCCGAATGCCACATGCCGCTGATTGATTCCAAAGACCCGGCGGCCAAGAACGGCAAGATCAAATCGCACCGCTTCCCGGCGGCCAACACGGCGCTGCCCTTTGTCAACGGCGATCAGGCGCAGTTGAAAGCCACACAGGATTTCCTCAAAGACAAGCAGGTCACGGTGGACATCTTCGCGATGACGCCGGGCGCGCCGGTTTCAGAAAAAGCTGAAGTCAAAGAATTGAAACGCGCGACGGGCGAAGATCAGCAACTGGCCTCGATGTTCGCGGTCGGCGAGGAATCGGCCAGCTTTGGCGCGGCGCAGGCCTTCATCACCAAACCGGTTGAAGTGATCGCGCCGTTGAATAAAGTCGCCAACGCCACGGTACGGCGCGGCGATTCGATGCGCGTCGAAGTCGTCGTGCGCACGCGCAAGGTCGGCCACTTTTTTCCCGGCGGCACGGTGGATGGCTTTGACGTGTGGGTCGAGTTGGAAGCTTTCGACAACACGGGCAAGAAGATTTTCTGGAGTGGTGAAGTCACCGACGGCGGCAAGGGGCCGGTCGAGCCAGGCGCGCATTTCTATCGTTCGCTGATGCTGGATGAGCAGGGCAATCCGATCAACAAACGCAATGCCTGGGCCGCGCGCACGGTCGCTTATGTGCGGCTGGTGCCGCCGGGCGCGGCGGATACGATTCACTATCGGTTGAACATCCCGGCGGATTGCGGCGATCAGATCACGCTCAAGGCCAAGGTCAACTATCGGAAATTCAACTGGTGGAATACGAATTGGTCATACGCGGGCGTGCGCGATCCGCAACAGACCGATTTGCAGGTCGGCCCCGGTTTCGATAACGGGCGCTGGTTGTTCACGGGCGACACGTCGGGTGTGTCGGGTGGATTGAAGGCGATTCCGAATCTGCCCATCACGGTGATGGCTGAAGACACCGTTGCCCTGCGCGTCATCAATTCAGGCAAGGGGGCCAAAGACAAATTGCCGGAAATGAAATCTGTGCTGTCGCCCGACGTGCGCGAACGCTGGAACGATTACGGCATCGGCCTGTTGCTGCAAGGCGATTTGAAAGGTGCGGAAAACGTCTTCCTGAAAGTCACGCAAATGGAACCGGGCTACGCCGATGGCTGGGTCAACGTCGCGCGCGCGCGCATTCAGGAAGGCGAGATGGAAGCAGCGGCGGAAGTTTTGCAAAAGGCACTGGCGCTCAATCCACGACTGGCCAAGACGAATTTCTTTTACGCGCTGACCTTAAAAGCGGCGGGGAAATACGACGAGGCGCTGAAGTATCTGAACGTGGCCCTCGAACAATATCCGCGTGACCGCGTTGTGCAAAACACGCTGGGCCGCGTGCTGTTTTTGCAGCGCCGCTATCCAGAGGCTGTCAACGCCTTGCACAAAGTCCTGGGCATTGATCCCGAAGATTTGCAGGCGCATTACAACCTGATGCTCTGCTATCAGGGCTTGGGCAAGGCAGATGAAGCCAAGCGCGAAGAGACGTTATATCGCCGCTTCAAAGCTGACGAATCCGCACAAGCGATCACCGGCCCATATCGCAAATTGCATCCCGAAGACAACAACGAACGACAACAGATTCACGAACACCTAACCGTCGCGCTAGGCCCGCCCGCCAAGCCCGCGCTGTCAAATAAGAGTGCGGCGGCGCTCTCGCGGAATGACCGGACGGCGGCAGTGCGCCCGCGCAAATTGGCGGCAGCCTTGCGCTGA